A genomic window from Sorex araneus isolate mSorAra2 chromosome 2, mSorAra2.pri, whole genome shotgun sequence includes:
- the TCF19 gene encoding transcription factor 19 isoform X1, with the protein MLPCFQLLRIGGGKGGDLYTFHPHGAGCTYRLGCRADLCDVALLPQRETSLISGVHAELHAERRGDDWRVSLEDRSCQGTLVNNVRLRRGHRLELSDGDLLAFGPEGAPGSSPCEFYFMFQQVRVKPQDFAAITIPRSRGEEGTRAGFQPMLPPQGAPQRPLRALSPAPKATLILNSIGSLSKLRPQPLTFSRGGGKPQGQPPPTLPGNAGSATPAPLPRNRRKSAHRVLAELDDEQEPPDSPSLVLAEPRKKLRIEKGTLMPSGRE; encoded by the exons ATGCTGCCCTGCTTCCAGCTGCTGCGCATAGGGGGCGGCAAGGGCGGCGATCTCTACACGTTCCACCCGCATGGGGCTGGCTGCACCTACCGCTTGGGCTGCAGGGCCGACCTGTGTGATGTGGCCCTGCTGCCCCAGCGGGAGACTAGCCTCATCTCTGGAGTCCACGCAGAGCTGCACGCTGAGCGCAGGGGTGATGACTGGAGGGTCAGCCTGGAGGACCGCAGCTGTCAAG GGACCCTCGTCAACAATGTCCGACTCCGGAGGGGACACAGGCTGGAGTTAAGTGATGGTGACCTCCTGGCCTTTGGCCCTGAAGGGGCCCCAGGAAGCAGTCCCTGTGAGTTCTACTTCATGTTTCAGCAAGTTCGAGTCAAGCCTCAAGATTTTGCGGCCATTACCATCCCACGGTCTAGGGGAGAAGAGGGAACCAGGGCCGGTTTCCAACCCATGCTGCCCCCTCAGGGAGCTCCACAGCGTCCCCTCAgagccctctcccctgcccccaaagccaCATTGATCCTCAATTCCATTGGCAGCCTCAGCAAGCTGaggccccagcccctcaccttctCCCGAGGTGGGGGCAAGCCCCAGGGCCAGCCTCCCCCGACTCTCCCCGGCAATGCGGGGAGTGCCACACCTGCCCCACTTCCGAGGAATCGGAGGAAATCCGCTCACCGAGTGCTGGCAGAACTGGATGATGAGCAAGAGCCTCCTGATAGCCCCTCGCTGGTCCTGGCAGAGCCCAGGAAGAAACTCCGGATAGAAAAAGGCACCCTGATGCCCAGTGG GAGGGAATGA
- the TCF19 gene encoding transcription factor 19 isoform X2 → MLPCFQLLRIGGGKGGDLYTFHPHGAGCTYRLGCRADLCDVALLPQRETSLISGVHAELHAERRGDDWRVSLEDRSCQGTLVNNVRLRRGHRLELSDGDLLAFGPEGAPGSSPCEFYFMFQQVRVKPQDFAAITIPRSRGEEGTRAGFQPMLPPQGAPQRPLRALSPAPKATLILNSIGSLSKLRPQPLTFSRGGGKPQGQPPPTLPGNAGSATPAPLPRNRRKSAHRVLAELDDEQEPPDSPSLVLAEPRKKLRIEKGTLMPSGNLCGLPQKHPVGTPVALPAAGVGEPCAASYCCLLQEETVVWVHCDGCDIWFYVTCVGCSIQAAMEANF, encoded by the exons ATGCTGCCCTGCTTCCAGCTGCTGCGCATAGGGGGCGGCAAGGGCGGCGATCTCTACACGTTCCACCCGCATGGGGCTGGCTGCACCTACCGCTTGGGCTGCAGGGCCGACCTGTGTGATGTGGCCCTGCTGCCCCAGCGGGAGACTAGCCTCATCTCTGGAGTCCACGCAGAGCTGCACGCTGAGCGCAGGGGTGATGACTGGAGGGTCAGCCTGGAGGACCGCAGCTGTCAAG GGACCCTCGTCAACAATGTCCGACTCCGGAGGGGACACAGGCTGGAGTTAAGTGATGGTGACCTCCTGGCCTTTGGCCCTGAAGGGGCCCCAGGAAGCAGTCCCTGTGAGTTCTACTTCATGTTTCAGCAAGTTCGAGTCAAGCCTCAAGATTTTGCGGCCATTACCATCCCACGGTCTAGGGGAGAAGAGGGAACCAGGGCCGGTTTCCAACCCATGCTGCCCCCTCAGGGAGCTCCACAGCGTCCCCTCAgagccctctcccctgcccccaaagccaCATTGATCCTCAATTCCATTGGCAGCCTCAGCAAGCTGaggccccagcccctcaccttctCCCGAGGTGGGGGCAAGCCCCAGGGCCAGCCTCCCCCGACTCTCCCCGGCAATGCGGGGAGTGCCACACCTGCCCCACTTCCGAGGAATCGGAGGAAATCCGCTCACCGAGTGCTGGCAGAACTGGATGATGAGCAAGAGCCTCCTGATAGCCCCTCGCTGGTCCTGGCAGAGCCCAGGAAGAAACTCCGGATAGAAAAAGGCACCCTGATGCCCAGTGG AAATCTATGTGGGCTTCCTCAGAAGCACCCAGTGGGCACTCCTGTGGCTCTCCCTGCAGCTGGGGTTGGGGAGCCCTGTGCAGCCTCCTATTGCTGCCTACTCCAAGAAGAGACAGTGGTCTGGGTTCACTGTGATGGTTGTGACATCTGGTTCTATGTGACCTGTGTTGGCTGCAGCATCCAGGCTGCCATGGAGGCCAACTTCTGA
- the CCHCR1 gene encoding coiled-coil alpha-helical rod protein 1 isoform X1, which translates to MWPHSSGARPWASALIGKDPGVMAWWCLDGLPQGLAEPWRELWRLGSQPLHRTPAFLPPTQNRRDCKPLKKRVKAKSRILQENIDDWKQNLEISNNVEMFRPSDTTRLIPPSHFQAPPRKTSTWVSNNPLAPSPIHQDVLERRSDNQRPSGMWEQDVSGDGQEPQRRSRTVDLQGSHALSQQAELISRQLQELRRLEDEVRVLQESSLQQKLRLEAQSLELEALARAEKAGRVEAEGLRAALAGAEVVRKNLEEGSQRELEEVQRLHREQLSSLTQAHQEALSCLNSKAESLEKSLNSLETRRAAEANELSAAQKEAELLKKQLSKTQEDLEAQVTLVEKLRRYVGDHVPPEVQSQSWESERQELLETMQHLQEDRDGLRTTAELLQVRVESLLHILSIQEEELARKVQPSDALEPDFTRKCHSLLKNWREKVFALMVQLKAQELEHRAHVQQLKAQVAELQERTASQSQEQAILQHSLKDRATEAEVERLGAKTLQVELTRAQEAGRRHKQQTAETEEQLKLVANIVVSFQTWLQSTVADVDLALARLPSLSNRISFAVRKVHTIQGLMARKLALAQLRQERESEESCPPPPPDAAMSQELEQLREERNRLDAELQLSAHIIQQEVGRARQQGEAERMQLSKVAQQLEQELQRTQESLVSVGLQLEAARQGQQESTEEAASLRQELTQQQEIYGQALQEKVAEVETRLREQLLETERRLNEARREHAKAVVTLRQMQRKAAREKERNQELRRLHDEAQKEEGLRLTQRVQELEKDKNIMLATLQQEGLLSHYKQQRLLAVLPSLLDKGAPPAPSPTPLRPSASVPSAATLYTRESIRGSLSVLLDDLQGLSEAISKEEAISQGDNQNSSVPPGH; encoded by the exons ATGTGGCCGCATTCATCTGGGGCCAGGCCTTGGGCCAGCGCTTTGATAGGGAAGGACCCCGGGGTCATGGCTTGGTGGTGTCTGGATGGGCTACCCCAGGGTCTTGCTGAACCGTGGAGAGAACTCTGGAGATTGGGCTCGCAGCCCCTGCACCGCACACCTGCTTTCTTACCTCCAACCCAGAACCGCAGAGACTGTAAACCTTTAAAGAAGAGGGTAAAGGCAAAGTCCAGGATCCTACAA GAGAACATAGACGACTGGAAACAGAATCTAGAGATTTCCAATAATGTGGAGATGTTTCGGCCTTCAG ATACAACGAggctgattcctccatcccactttcAAGCTCCGCCTAGGAAGACTTCCACATGGGTCTCAAACAATCCCTTGGCTCCATCCCCCATCCATCAAGATGTCTTGGAGAGAAGATCAGACAACCAGAGACCCTCAGGGATGTGGGAGCAGGATGTTTCTGGCGATGGGCAAGAACCACAGCGGAGAAGCAG GACCGTGGATCTGCAGGGGTCTCACGCCCTGAGCCAGCAGGCTGAGCTGATCTCTCGGCAGCTGCAAGAGCTGCGGCGGCTGGAGGATGAAGTTCGGGTCCTTCAAGAATCCTCGCTGCAGCAGAAATTGAGGCTGGAGGCCCAGTCCTTGGAGCTGGAGGCCCTGGCGCGGGCAGAGAAGGCTGGCCGGGTGGAAGCTGAAGGCTTGAGGGCTGCGTTGGCTGGGGCTGAGGTTGTCCGGAAGAACCTGGAAGAAGGGAGCCAGCGGGAGCTGGAGGAGGTGCAGAGGCTGCACCGAGAGCAG CTCTCCTCACTGACACAAGCTCACCAGGAGGCGCTTTCCTGTTTGAACAGCAAAGCCGAAAGCCTGGAGAAGTCTCTGAACAGTCTGGAAACCAGGAGGGCTGCAGAAGCCAATGAGCTGTCCGCAGCCCAGAAAGAGGCCGAGCTGCTGAAGAAGCAGCTGAG CAAGACTCAAGAAGACTTGGAGGCTCAGGTGACCTTGGTTGAGAAACTAAGGAGATATGTCGGGGATCATGTCCCTCCCGAGGTCCAAAGCCAGTCATGGGAATCAGAACGCCAGGAGCTTCTAGAAACGATGCAG cacTTGCAGGAGGACCGGGACGGCCTGCGCACCACGGCCGAGCTGCTGCAGGTGCGTGTGGAGAGTCTCCTGCACATCCTGTCCATCCAGGAGGAGGAGCTGGCCCGCAAG GTGCAGCCTTCTGATGCCCTGGAGCCCGACTTCACCAGGAAGTGCCATTCTCTGCTGAAGAACTGGCGGGAGAAGGTGTTTGCCCTCATGGTGCAACTGAAGGCCCAGGAGCTGGAGCACCGGGCCCACGTGCAGCAGCTGAAGGCGCAG GTGGCAGAGCTCCAGGAAAGAACCgcctcccagagccaggagcaggccatCCTGCAGCACTCCCTGAAGGACAGAGCCACCGAGGCCGAGGTGGAGCGGCTGGGCGCCAAG ACCCTGCAGGTGGAGCTGACCCGGGCCCAGGAGGCCGGACGCCGGCACAAGCAGCAGACAGCGGAGACCGAGGAGCAGCTGAAGCTTGTGGCCAACATTGTGGTCAG CTTCCAGACCTGGCTGCAGAGCACCGTGGCCGATGTGGACCTGGCCCTCGCGCGACTGCCTAGCCTCAGCAACCGAATCAGCTTCGCTGTTCGCAAGGTCCACACCATCCAGG GGCTGATGGCTCGGAAACTGGCCCTTGCTCAGCTGCGccaggagagggagagtgaggagag ctgccccccacccccaccagacgCAGCCATgagccaggagctggagcagctgCGGGAAGAACGGAACCGGCTGGATGCTGAGCTGCAGCTGAGTGCCCACATCATCCAGCAGGAAGTGGGCCGGGCGCGGCAGCAAG GGGAGGCTGAGCGGATGCAGCTAAGCAAGGTGGCCCAGCAGCTGGAGCAGGAGCTGCAGCGCACGCAGGAGTCCCTGGTCAGCGTGGGGCTGCAGCTGGAAGCTGCACGCCAGGGCCAGCAGGAGAGCACGGAGGAGGCCGCCAGTCTCCGGCAGGAGCTGACGCAGCAGCAGGAGATCTACGGGCAAG CTCTGCAGGAGAAGGTGGCCGAGGTGGAGACGCGGCTGCGCGAGCAGCTGTTGGAAACAGAGAGAAGACTGAACGAGGCCCGGCGGGAGCACGCCAAGGCGG TGGTCACCTTGCGCCAGATGCAGCGCAAAGCCGCGCGGGAGAAGGAGCGGAATCAGGAGCTCAGGCGCCTGCACGACGAGGCCCAGAAGGAGGAGGGGCTGCGGCTGACCCAGCGCGTGCAGGAGCTGGAGAAGGACAAGAACATCATGCTG GCCACCTTGCAGCAGGAGGGTCTCCTCTCCCATTACAAGCAGCAGCGGCTGTTGGCAGTCCTTCCGTCCCTCCTGGACAAGGGGGCGCCCCCGGCGCCCAGCCCCACGCCCCTCCGGCCTTCGGCGTCTGTTCCTTCAGCTGCAACACTCTACACCAGAGAGTCCATAAGAG GGTCCCTGTCCGTCCTGCTCGATGACCTGCAGGGCCTGAGTGAGGCCATTTCCAAGGAGGAAGCCATTTCTCAGGGAGACAACCAGAACTCCTCTGTTCCACCGGGCCACTGA
- the CCHCR1 gene encoding coiled-coil alpha-helical rod protein 1 isoform X2 → MWPHSSGARPWASALIGKDPGVMAWWCLDGLPQGLAEPWRELWRLGSQPLHRTPAFLPPTQNRRDCKPLKKRVKAKSRILQENIDDWKQNLEISNNVEMFRPSDTTRLIPPSHFQAPPRKTSTWVSNNPLAPSPIHQDVLERRSDNQRPSGMWEQDVSGDGQEPQRRSRTVDLQGSHALSQQAELISRQLQELRRLEDEVRVLQESSLQQKLRLEAQSLELEALARAEKAGRVEAEGLRAALAGAEVVRKNLEEGSQRELEEVQRLHREQLSSLTQAHQEALSCLNSKAESLEKSLNSLETRRAAEANELSAAQKEAELLKKQLSKTQEDLEAQVTLVEKLRRYVGDHVPPEVQSQSWESERQELLETMQHLQEDRDGLRTTAELLQVRVESLLHILSIQEEELARKVQPSDALEPDFTRKCHSLLKNWREKVFALMVQLKAQELEHRAHVQQLKAQVAELQERTASQSQEQAILQHSLKDRATEAEVERLGAKTLQVELTRAQEAGRRHKQQTAETEEQLKLVANIVVSFQTWLQSTVADVDLALARLPSLSNRISFAVRKVHTIQGLMARKLALAQLRQERESEESCPPPPPDAAMSQELEQLREERNRLDAELQLSAHIIQQEVGRARQQGEAERMQLSKVAQQLEQELQRTQESLVSVGLQLEAARQGQQESTEEAASLRQELTQQQEIYGQALQEKVAEVETRLREQLLETERRLNEARREHAKAVVTLRQMQRKAAREKERNQELRRLHDEAQKEEGLRLTQRVQELEKDKNIMLQRLLAVLPSLLDKGAPPAPSPTPLRPSASVPSAATLYTRESIRGSLSVLLDDLQGLSEAISKEEAISQGDNQNSSVPPGH, encoded by the exons ATGTGGCCGCATTCATCTGGGGCCAGGCCTTGGGCCAGCGCTTTGATAGGGAAGGACCCCGGGGTCATGGCTTGGTGGTGTCTGGATGGGCTACCCCAGGGTCTTGCTGAACCGTGGAGAGAACTCTGGAGATTGGGCTCGCAGCCCCTGCACCGCACACCTGCTTTCTTACCTCCAACCCAGAACCGCAGAGACTGTAAACCTTTAAAGAAGAGGGTAAAGGCAAAGTCCAGGATCCTACAA GAGAACATAGACGACTGGAAACAGAATCTAGAGATTTCCAATAATGTGGAGATGTTTCGGCCTTCAG ATACAACGAggctgattcctccatcccactttcAAGCTCCGCCTAGGAAGACTTCCACATGGGTCTCAAACAATCCCTTGGCTCCATCCCCCATCCATCAAGATGTCTTGGAGAGAAGATCAGACAACCAGAGACCCTCAGGGATGTGGGAGCAGGATGTTTCTGGCGATGGGCAAGAACCACAGCGGAGAAGCAG GACCGTGGATCTGCAGGGGTCTCACGCCCTGAGCCAGCAGGCTGAGCTGATCTCTCGGCAGCTGCAAGAGCTGCGGCGGCTGGAGGATGAAGTTCGGGTCCTTCAAGAATCCTCGCTGCAGCAGAAATTGAGGCTGGAGGCCCAGTCCTTGGAGCTGGAGGCCCTGGCGCGGGCAGAGAAGGCTGGCCGGGTGGAAGCTGAAGGCTTGAGGGCTGCGTTGGCTGGGGCTGAGGTTGTCCGGAAGAACCTGGAAGAAGGGAGCCAGCGGGAGCTGGAGGAGGTGCAGAGGCTGCACCGAGAGCAG CTCTCCTCACTGACACAAGCTCACCAGGAGGCGCTTTCCTGTTTGAACAGCAAAGCCGAAAGCCTGGAGAAGTCTCTGAACAGTCTGGAAACCAGGAGGGCTGCAGAAGCCAATGAGCTGTCCGCAGCCCAGAAAGAGGCCGAGCTGCTGAAGAAGCAGCTGAG CAAGACTCAAGAAGACTTGGAGGCTCAGGTGACCTTGGTTGAGAAACTAAGGAGATATGTCGGGGATCATGTCCCTCCCGAGGTCCAAAGCCAGTCATGGGAATCAGAACGCCAGGAGCTTCTAGAAACGATGCAG cacTTGCAGGAGGACCGGGACGGCCTGCGCACCACGGCCGAGCTGCTGCAGGTGCGTGTGGAGAGTCTCCTGCACATCCTGTCCATCCAGGAGGAGGAGCTGGCCCGCAAG GTGCAGCCTTCTGATGCCCTGGAGCCCGACTTCACCAGGAAGTGCCATTCTCTGCTGAAGAACTGGCGGGAGAAGGTGTTTGCCCTCATGGTGCAACTGAAGGCCCAGGAGCTGGAGCACCGGGCCCACGTGCAGCAGCTGAAGGCGCAG GTGGCAGAGCTCCAGGAAAGAACCgcctcccagagccaggagcaggccatCCTGCAGCACTCCCTGAAGGACAGAGCCACCGAGGCCGAGGTGGAGCGGCTGGGCGCCAAG ACCCTGCAGGTGGAGCTGACCCGGGCCCAGGAGGCCGGACGCCGGCACAAGCAGCAGACAGCGGAGACCGAGGAGCAGCTGAAGCTTGTGGCCAACATTGTGGTCAG CTTCCAGACCTGGCTGCAGAGCACCGTGGCCGATGTGGACCTGGCCCTCGCGCGACTGCCTAGCCTCAGCAACCGAATCAGCTTCGCTGTTCGCAAGGTCCACACCATCCAGG GGCTGATGGCTCGGAAACTGGCCCTTGCTCAGCTGCGccaggagagggagagtgaggagag ctgccccccacccccaccagacgCAGCCATgagccaggagctggagcagctgCGGGAAGAACGGAACCGGCTGGATGCTGAGCTGCAGCTGAGTGCCCACATCATCCAGCAGGAAGTGGGCCGGGCGCGGCAGCAAG GGGAGGCTGAGCGGATGCAGCTAAGCAAGGTGGCCCAGCAGCTGGAGCAGGAGCTGCAGCGCACGCAGGAGTCCCTGGTCAGCGTGGGGCTGCAGCTGGAAGCTGCACGCCAGGGCCAGCAGGAGAGCACGGAGGAGGCCGCCAGTCTCCGGCAGGAGCTGACGCAGCAGCAGGAGATCTACGGGCAAG CTCTGCAGGAGAAGGTGGCCGAGGTGGAGACGCGGCTGCGCGAGCAGCTGTTGGAAACAGAGAGAAGACTGAACGAGGCCCGGCGGGAGCACGCCAAGGCGG TGGTCACCTTGCGCCAGATGCAGCGCAAAGCCGCGCGGGAGAAGGAGCGGAATCAGGAGCTCAGGCGCCTGCACGACGAGGCCCAGAAGGAGGAGGGGCTGCGGCTGACCCAGCGCGTGCAGGAGCTGGAGAAGGACAAGAACATCATGCTG CAGCGGCTGTTGGCAGTCCTTCCGTCCCTCCTGGACAAGGGGGCGCCCCCGGCGCCCAGCCCCACGCCCCTCCGGCCTTCGGCGTCTGTTCCTTCAGCTGCAACACTCTACACCAGAGAGTCCATAAGAG GGTCCCTGTCCGTCCTGCTCGATGACCTGCAGGGCCTGAGTGAGGCCATTTCCAAGGAGGAAGCCATTTCTCAGGGAGACAACCAGAACTCCTCTGTTCCACCGGGCCACTGA
- the CCHCR1 gene encoding coiled-coil alpha-helical rod protein 1 isoform X3, with protein MFRPSDTTRLIPPSHFQAPPRKTSTWVSNNPLAPSPIHQDVLERRSDNQRPSGMWEQDVSGDGQEPQRRSRTVDLQGSHALSQQAELISRQLQELRRLEDEVRVLQESSLQQKLRLEAQSLELEALARAEKAGRVEAEGLRAALAGAEVVRKNLEEGSQRELEEVQRLHREQLSSLTQAHQEALSCLNSKAESLEKSLNSLETRRAAEANELSAAQKEAELLKKQLSKTQEDLEAQVTLVEKLRRYVGDHVPPEVQSQSWESERQELLETMQHLQEDRDGLRTTAELLQVRVESLLHILSIQEEELARKVQPSDALEPDFTRKCHSLLKNWREKVFALMVQLKAQELEHRAHVQQLKAQVAELQERTASQSQEQAILQHSLKDRATEAEVERLGAKTLQVELTRAQEAGRRHKQQTAETEEQLKLVANIVVSFQTWLQSTVADVDLALARLPSLSNRISFAVRKVHTIQGLMARKLALAQLRQERESEESCPPPPPDAAMSQELEQLREERNRLDAELQLSAHIIQQEVGRARQQGEAERMQLSKVAQQLEQELQRTQESLVSVGLQLEAARQGQQESTEEAASLRQELTQQQEIYGQALQEKVAEVETRLREQLLETERRLNEARREHAKAVVTLRQMQRKAAREKERNQELRRLHDEAQKEEGLRLTQRVQELEKDKNIMLATLQQEGLLSHYKQQRLLAVLPSLLDKGAPPAPSPTPLRPSASVPSAATLYTRESIRGSLSVLLDDLQGLSEAISKEEAISQGDNQNSSVPPGH; from the exons ATGTTTCGGCCTTCAG ATACAACGAggctgattcctccatcccactttcAAGCTCCGCCTAGGAAGACTTCCACATGGGTCTCAAACAATCCCTTGGCTCCATCCCCCATCCATCAAGATGTCTTGGAGAGAAGATCAGACAACCAGAGACCCTCAGGGATGTGGGAGCAGGATGTTTCTGGCGATGGGCAAGAACCACAGCGGAGAAGCAG GACCGTGGATCTGCAGGGGTCTCACGCCCTGAGCCAGCAGGCTGAGCTGATCTCTCGGCAGCTGCAAGAGCTGCGGCGGCTGGAGGATGAAGTTCGGGTCCTTCAAGAATCCTCGCTGCAGCAGAAATTGAGGCTGGAGGCCCAGTCCTTGGAGCTGGAGGCCCTGGCGCGGGCAGAGAAGGCTGGCCGGGTGGAAGCTGAAGGCTTGAGGGCTGCGTTGGCTGGGGCTGAGGTTGTCCGGAAGAACCTGGAAGAAGGGAGCCAGCGGGAGCTGGAGGAGGTGCAGAGGCTGCACCGAGAGCAG CTCTCCTCACTGACACAAGCTCACCAGGAGGCGCTTTCCTGTTTGAACAGCAAAGCCGAAAGCCTGGAGAAGTCTCTGAACAGTCTGGAAACCAGGAGGGCTGCAGAAGCCAATGAGCTGTCCGCAGCCCAGAAAGAGGCCGAGCTGCTGAAGAAGCAGCTGAG CAAGACTCAAGAAGACTTGGAGGCTCAGGTGACCTTGGTTGAGAAACTAAGGAGATATGTCGGGGATCATGTCCCTCCCGAGGTCCAAAGCCAGTCATGGGAATCAGAACGCCAGGAGCTTCTAGAAACGATGCAG cacTTGCAGGAGGACCGGGACGGCCTGCGCACCACGGCCGAGCTGCTGCAGGTGCGTGTGGAGAGTCTCCTGCACATCCTGTCCATCCAGGAGGAGGAGCTGGCCCGCAAG GTGCAGCCTTCTGATGCCCTGGAGCCCGACTTCACCAGGAAGTGCCATTCTCTGCTGAAGAACTGGCGGGAGAAGGTGTTTGCCCTCATGGTGCAACTGAAGGCCCAGGAGCTGGAGCACCGGGCCCACGTGCAGCAGCTGAAGGCGCAG GTGGCAGAGCTCCAGGAAAGAACCgcctcccagagccaggagcaggccatCCTGCAGCACTCCCTGAAGGACAGAGCCACCGAGGCCGAGGTGGAGCGGCTGGGCGCCAAG ACCCTGCAGGTGGAGCTGACCCGGGCCCAGGAGGCCGGACGCCGGCACAAGCAGCAGACAGCGGAGACCGAGGAGCAGCTGAAGCTTGTGGCCAACATTGTGGTCAG CTTCCAGACCTGGCTGCAGAGCACCGTGGCCGATGTGGACCTGGCCCTCGCGCGACTGCCTAGCCTCAGCAACCGAATCAGCTTCGCTGTTCGCAAGGTCCACACCATCCAGG GGCTGATGGCTCGGAAACTGGCCCTTGCTCAGCTGCGccaggagagggagagtgaggagag ctgccccccacccccaccagacgCAGCCATgagccaggagctggagcagctgCGGGAAGAACGGAACCGGCTGGATGCTGAGCTGCAGCTGAGTGCCCACATCATCCAGCAGGAAGTGGGCCGGGCGCGGCAGCAAG GGGAGGCTGAGCGGATGCAGCTAAGCAAGGTGGCCCAGCAGCTGGAGCAGGAGCTGCAGCGCACGCAGGAGTCCCTGGTCAGCGTGGGGCTGCAGCTGGAAGCTGCACGCCAGGGCCAGCAGGAGAGCACGGAGGAGGCCGCCAGTCTCCGGCAGGAGCTGACGCAGCAGCAGGAGATCTACGGGCAAG CTCTGCAGGAGAAGGTGGCCGAGGTGGAGACGCGGCTGCGCGAGCAGCTGTTGGAAACAGAGAGAAGACTGAACGAGGCCCGGCGGGAGCACGCCAAGGCGG TGGTCACCTTGCGCCAGATGCAGCGCAAAGCCGCGCGGGAGAAGGAGCGGAATCAGGAGCTCAGGCGCCTGCACGACGAGGCCCAGAAGGAGGAGGGGCTGCGGCTGACCCAGCGCGTGCAGGAGCTGGAGAAGGACAAGAACATCATGCTG GCCACCTTGCAGCAGGAGGGTCTCCTCTCCCATTACAAGCAGCAGCGGCTGTTGGCAGTCCTTCCGTCCCTCCTGGACAAGGGGGCGCCCCCGGCGCCCAGCCCCACGCCCCTCCGGCCTTCGGCGTCTGTTCCTTCAGCTGCAACACTCTACACCAGAGAGTCCATAAGAG GGTCCCTGTCCGTCCTGCTCGATGACCTGCAGGGCCTGAGTGAGGCCATTTCCAAGGAGGAAGCCATTTCTCAGGGAGACAACCAGAACTCCTCTGTTCCACCGGGCCACTGA
- the PSORS1C2 gene encoding psoriasis susceptibility 1 candidate gene 2 protein — protein sequence MMINWKLLGIVLLCLCAQGTSGNGDHPSPPPTEAQEEDSPALPQGPPIPGDPWPGAPPLIEDPPPPGLSRPWRDLPDSGVWPPEPPTTNPPQPPRPDDPWPAGAQPPENPWPPAPEMDHGAQEEPDLDPPREEYR from the exons ATGATGATCAACTGGAAGCTCCTGGGGATCGTGCTGCTATGTCTGTGTGCCCAAG GCACCTCAGGCAATGGAGACCacccgtcccccccacccacagAGGCCCAAGAGGAGGACTCTCCAGCACTGCCTCAGGGCCCTCCAATCCCAGGAGACCCCTGGCCTGGGGCGCCCCCTCTCATTGAGGACCCACCACCTCCAGGCCTCAGTCGTCCCTGGAGAGACCTGCCGGATTCCGGGGTCTGGCCTCCTGAGCCCCCTACAACCAACCCTCCTCAGCCTCCCCGGCCCGACGACCCCTGGCCCGCGGGAGCCCAGCCTCCAGAGAACCCCTGGCCACCTGCCCCAGAGATGGACCACGGGGCTCAGGAGGAGCCAGACCTTGACCCTCCCCGGGAAGAATATCGATAA